A genomic segment from Thamnophis elegans isolate rThaEle1 chromosome 3, rThaEle1.pri, whole genome shotgun sequence encodes:
- the TAL2 gene encoding T-cell acute lymphocytic leukemia protein 2 has protein sequence MKRISQEMWNKLPGSATLVLTRARQRSPDSINETAGWDWHLAGLSGKRLWRFEAERPESCEEETLADFSCCEYFSTARFSCLFGKVLPILRMTRKIFTNSRERWRQQNVNSAFAKLRKLIPTHPPDKKLSKNETLRLAMRYINFLVKVLGEQGLPQTGVNPRERILGLFQQNPHLEHMEELTLLEDSEVPSPNTSSNIPECWSETSSP, from the exons ATGAAAAGAATCTCCCAGGAGATGTGGAATAAACTGCCAGGATCAGCCACATTAGTGCTGACACGCGCCAGACAAAGGAGCCCAGATTCTATAAATGAGACGGCAGGCTGGGATTGGCATTTGGCTGGATTGTCAGGAAAGAGGCTTTGGCGATTTGAAGCTGAGAGACCCGAGAGCTGCGAAGAGGAGACGCTTGCCGACTTCAGCTGCTGTGAATATTTCTCTACAGCCagattctcctgtttgtttgggAAAG TTCTTCCAATCTTGAGGATGACCAGAAAAATCTTCACCAACAGCAGGGAGAGGTGGAGGCAACAAAATGTCAACAGTGCCTTTGCCAAGCTGAGAAAGCTGATTCCCACCCATCCGCCTGACAAAAAGTTGAGCAAGAATGAGACTCTTCGCTTAGCCATGAGGTACATCAACTTCCTCGTCAAGGTCCTTGGGGAGCAAGGACTGCCGCAAACTGGTGTGAATCCACGAGAAAGGATACTGGGCCTGTTCCAGCAGAATCCACATTTGGAACACATGGAAGAACTGACTCTCCTTGAAGACTCTGAGGTCCCTTCTCCCAACACAAGCAGCAACATCCCAGAATGCTGGTCAGaaacatcatctccataa